AACTCGGTGCTGGACGCGGTGGGACTGCACGCGGTCACCCGGCCCTGGCTGGGCGACTTCTCCACCGCGCTGCCCGCGGTCGGGCTGATCGGCAGCTGGCTGGAGCTCGGCCTCTGCCTGGTGCTCTTCCTGGCCGGGATCGGGCAGATCCCGCGCGAGCTGTACGAGGCGGCCAAGGTCGACGGCGCGGGCGCGGTACGGGAGTTCTTCGCGGTCACCCTGCCCGGTCTGCGCGGGCAGATCGCGGTGGCGCTGACCCTCACCGTGATCGCCGCCCTGAAGGCCTTCGACCTGGTCTACGTCGCCACCCGGGGCGGCCCGGGCAACGCCACCGCCGTCCCCTCGTACGAGATCTACGACCGGGCCTTCAACACCGGGCAGGTGGGCGACGCCTGCGCCCTCGGTGTGGTGATGACCCTGCTGATCCTGGGCGTCACGGTGCTGATCGCCCGGCTGCAGCCGAAGGAGGATGACCGCGCGTGATCACCCGCCGTGAGAAGGCCGTCAACTACGCCGTGCTGTGGCTGTTCGCCGCCCTGTCGGTGTTCCCGCTGGCCGGGGTGGCGGTCTCGGCGCTCTCCGGGGGCAGCACCGGCAGCGCCACCTTCAGCTGGCCGGACTCCCTCCACTGGTCGAACTTCGCCGAGGCGTGGAGCCGGGGGCACTTCTCCCACTACCTCCTCGCCTCCGCCGTGGTCGCGGTCAGCACCGTGCTGCTCAGCTCGGTGCTCGGCATCCTGGCCGGGTTCGCCTTCGCCGCGTTCGACTTCCCGGGGCGGTCGGCGCTCTTCTACCTGATGCTGATCGGCCTGATGGTGCCGGAGGAGGCCTTCGTCATCCCGCTCTACTTCGACCTGCGGAACGACGGACTCACCGACACCTACGCGGCGCTGATCCTGCCCCAGGTCGCCCAGTCGCTGGGGTTCGCGGTCTTCTGGCTGCGGAACGCGTTCCGGGCGGTACCGCGCAGCGTGGTCGAGGCGGCGCGGATCGACGGTGCGGGGGACTGGCGGGTGCTGTGGCGGATCCTGGTCCCGACCACCCGGCCGGCCCTGACCACGCTGGCCATGCTGGTCTTCATGTGGACCTGGAACGCCTTCCTGATCCCCCTGGTGATGGTGCAGTCCGAGGACCTCCGCACCGCGCCCCTCGGCCTGGCCTTCTTCCAGGGCGCCCACACCACCCAGTTCTCCCTCCTCGCCGCGGCGGCCATCATCGTGGCCCTCCCGGTGGTCCTCCTCTACCTCTTCCTGCAGCGCCACTTCATCAACGGCATGCTCGCTGGCGCCGTCAAGGAGTGACTCCGTCCCGCCCCCGCCCCGGGCCCGCCCGGAGCCGGGGCTCCGGGCGGGCCGGCCGACGGCGGGCGCTAGCGGGGGTCGAGGACGAAGAGGGGGATGGTGCGGGTGGTCTTCTTCTGGTACTCGGCGTAGGCGGGGAAGGCGGCGACGGCTCGCTCCCACCACTCCTCGCGTTCGGCGCCCTCGGCGATGCGGGCGGTGAAGTCCCGGGTGACCTCGCCGTCCTGGAGGGAGATCTCGGGGTGGGCCACGATGTTGTGGTACCAGACGGGGTGCTCGTCCGCGCCGCCCTTGGAGGCGACCACGGCGTACCGGCCGCCGTGCTCCACGCGCATCACGGGCGTGTACCGCCGCTTCCCGGTCCGCGCCCCGCGCAGGGTGAGCAGGACGATCGGCGAGCCCTGGATCTCGATGCCCTCGGTGGTGCCGGTGGCCAGCACCTTCTGCGTCTGCTCGCGCACCCACTCGGTCGGGCTGAACTCCACGTCCCCGCCGCTTGCTTCAGGCACTTGAGGCGATCCTTCCCTAGTTCGTCGTCCGGCCGACCGGCACTGGCCGGGACCGGCTCCGTGGTAGAACCGATCGTATGTCTCGTAGGCCGGGCGCGCGCGAAGGCACGGGTGGGGGCTGGCAGTTCTGGGTGGATCGGGGCGGCACCTTCACCGACGTGGTCGGCCGCGCACCGGACGGGCGGATCCGCACCCGCAAGCTGCTCTCCGAGGACCCGGAGCGGTACGAGGACTCCGCGGTGGCGGGGATCTGCGCCCTGCTGGCGGAGGAGCCCGGCGAGATCGACTCGGTCCGGATGGGCACCACGGTGGCCACCAACGCCCTGCTGGAGCGCACCGGCGAGCGCACCGCGCTGCTGATCACCCGCGGCTTCGCGGACGCCCTGCGGATCGGCTACCAGAACCGGCCGCGGATCTTCGCCCGGGAGATCGTCCTCCCCGAGCAGCTGTACTCCCGCGTCGTCGAGGTGGACGAGCGGATCGCCGCGGACGGCGCCGTCCTCCGCCCGCTGGACCGCGACCGGCTGGCCGCCGACCTGCGGCGGCTGCGGGCGGACGGATTCGACTCGGTGGCCGTGGTCCTGATGCACAGTTACCTCCATCCGGGCCACGAGGAGGCGGTCGGCGAGCTGGCCGCCGAGGCCGGGTTCTCGCAGGTCTCGCTCTCCAGCGAGGCCAGCCCGCTGCAGAAGCTGGTGCCGCGCGGGGACACCGCCGTGGTGGACGCGTACCTCTCGCCGATCCTCCGCCGCTACGTCGCCGGGGTCGCCGACCGGCTGCCGGGCGTG
This DNA window, taken from Phaeacidiphilus oryzae TH49, encodes the following:
- a CDS encoding carbohydrate ABC transporter permease, encoding MTLVTPGTGGRAGARQAGGGAPAPARPGRSRLRRVPWRAYLYLLPALAVVAVLLLVPLGQAVQISLYRWDGLSPSTWAGFGDYLDLGRDPVLRSGFLHALVLIGFYAVIPVGVALVLAGAMTRAARLRGATVLRVLLFLPQVVATVVVATAWTAVYAPDGVLNSVLDAVGLHAVTRPWLGDFSTALPAVGLIGSWLELGLCLVLFLAGIGQIPRELYEAAKVDGAGAVREFFAVTLPGLRGQIAVALTLTVIAALKAFDLVYVATRGGPGNATAVPSYEIYDRAFNTGQVGDACALGVVMTLLILGVTVLIARLQPKEDDRA
- a CDS encoding carbohydrate ABC transporter permease, with product MITRREKAVNYAVLWLFAALSVFPLAGVAVSALSGGSTGSATFSWPDSLHWSNFAEAWSRGHFSHYLLASAVVAVSTVLLSSVLGILAGFAFAAFDFPGRSALFYLMLIGLMVPEEAFVIPLYFDLRNDGLTDTYAALILPQVAQSLGFAVFWLRNAFRAVPRSVVEAARIDGAGDWRVLWRILVPTTRPALTTLAMLVFMWTWNAFLIPLVMVQSEDLRTAPLGLAFFQGAHTTQFSLLAAAAIIVALPVVLLYLFLQRHFINGMLAGAVKE
- a CDS encoding nitroreductase family deazaflavin-dependent oxidoreductase, giving the protein MPEASGGDVEFSPTEWVREQTQKVLATGTTEGIEIQGSPIVLLTLRGARTGKRRYTPVMRVEHGGRYAVVASKGGADEHPVWYHNIVAHPEISLQDGEVTRDFTARIAEGAEREEWWERAVAAFPAYAEYQKKTTRTIPLFVLDPR